In Schizosaccharomyces osmophilus chromosome 1, complete sequence, the genomic window CACCAGAACCAGCTTTAGCCAGACATTCAGTAATGCCCTCTCGACGTTCCCAAAGCACGCGTAATTGACTTTCATCTTGAGCTATTACACCGTCAGTAATTACTTCATCCTCGATCAAATGTTCAATTAACGCATTCAACTTTTGCTCATCATGTTCTTTGTTGGAACCCTGAGTTTCAAGTAAAACGTAAAAGGGGTGTTCATCTTCGAGTGGGCGTTGAGTAGAGCTGTGAGCATCCACAAGACGTTGGGAGGTATTATCCATCAATTCAAAAGCAGAAAGGATCTCTGTAAGATAGGCCTTTGATTCGGAGAATGCTTTGAGGACATTTTCGTAAGAAGATACTCCAAAGAATGCAACGTTGGTTGAACGAGGTCTACGAGGGCATATAACAGTTAGACGAGTGATGATACCTAAATAACCTTCACTTCCAATGAAAAGCTGCTTGAGATCCAAACCAGTGTTGTCCTTGCGTAAGGTAACCATGTTGTCAAGAATGGTACCGTCAGGTAAGACGGCCTCGATTCCGAGGATCGTTCCACGAAGACTACCATATCGAAGCAAACGAAGGCCGCCGGCTGCAGTAGCAGCACAGCCACCAACTTGACAGCTTCCCTTAGCACCGAGGTCTAGAGGAAACATGTGATCTTTTTCAGCCAAGAAGGAGTCtgcattttccaaaataacACCAGCATCTAAACTGAGAACACCAGAAAGTTCGtcaaaagaatggattTTGTTCATAAGACCtaaatttaaaacaatttcatcaaaaacagGGATAGAGCCACCGACTAAACCAGTGTTTCCACCCTGGGGAACGACAGCAAGTTTTCGAGAATTGCAGTACTTAAGAATTTGACTTACTTGTTGcgttgtttttggtttgatGGCCACTTCGGTTTTCCCGCGATACTTGTGAGTCCAATCGGTGTTGAAAGCGTCTAAATCGGAAGGGTCGGTAGATTGATCAAGACCATTGACAATGGATCCTCCTTCGGTTTTGAGTATACTTTTTAAGAAATCGACGTCTGCTTGATTTAAAGTAGCGTAACGGGAATCCCGCTGAAGAGAAGGATAAGAGTCAGCAGTAAAGGATGGTTTGTGAGCAAATCGTAACGAGCAAAATTTGGTGGATGCATTTGCGTTAACAGCCGCAAATCTTCCCACCTGGGTGAAGACTTCCTTACGAAGAAATAGcatatttccttttctttttggactacagagaaaagaaatgacaGTCGATAgcaatcaacaaaaaaaaaataaaaaaccgAAAATTGGCAATTGTCaatttttaagaaaaaagaaaagatggCTGAAAACAGGCACTATCCTTCGTTTCCAATATTCCGTCAGGAACCAAGGTGTATGAAtatggtaaacaaaagagcTACTTTGTAAATCAAcctttccaaatttttttccttaGGAAAACGATCTTTTCCACCTTTAGTTGTTTACCTAAATACACAATTGGAATACGTGTCAAACAcagcaattgaaaaatttaccTACCAGGAACTTTTGGTGTTTAGAGATGAAATGTTTTAGGCTGGAGATACAGCAATACAAGGCAACAAGCTTATTTTTTGTAGCGACGGAGCTTATTTCTCATTATTTTGAGAAATATCAGTCTCTACGTATATACAaaatctttggtttttgacTGGCAATTGTACGTTCAATGGTACAGAAagatatttataaaaacaaatttacTATATATTCTCTTCCTTTAAAACTTCCTGGTAAGGATTTCATTGATCGCGCGCAAGTCCTGAATCTACGAAAAAAACCATATTTCGAACGTGTTTCCGTAAAAATTAAGATTCTTCTACTCACAGATTTGAAAGCATATGAAAATGCTTTTGGTCTTCCATGGCTATTcactttgttttattttttatatttttttaaaatattttcttggTCGTAAATATTTACATTGCTAATTTGGGGATCCACAGTCCCCCCGTGTTTCTTATAATAACCGTTGACGTAAATTTATGTGGTGGAAACGAGGACTTTTAACGAGTAAAGACGCAAGTGCATAGAACATACATCTTATACCCTGTACTAAAAACAAGTTCATTTTAACCTAGTTAGTGCATACGTTGATTTCCTCGAATTTTTATATCGTTTCACTAAGTAAATTCGAGTGTTTTCCGCTTCTGTTCCTAACATTCTTTCTGTTTGCTAAAGACAGTATCTTTTTAGACGTACAGAATGGTATGTAGTTGCAGTTTATGGCTAGCTGCCATTTCAGATTAACCGCGTTACTAATCCTTTAGGCAATGTCAAACATTGACGCCGATGAAGTCAATCTAGACAGCAGCATGGAGCTCGATGAAAACTCTCAAGAACCTCTGCGTGCGGATAACTGTAAGTGCTGATGGAAAGGTGActaaaaaatatagaatt contains:
- the dld2 gene encoding mitochondrial D-lactate dehydrogenase, cytochrome Dld2: MLFLRKEVFTQVGRFAAVNANASTKFCSLRFAHKPSFTADSYPSLQRDSRYATLNQADVDFLKSILKTEGGSIVNGLDQSTDPSDLDAFNTDWTHKYRGKTEVAIKPKTTQQVSQILKYCNSRKLAVVPQGGNTGLVGGSIPVFDEIVLNLGLMNKIHSFDELSGVLSLDAGVILENADSFLAEKDHMFPLDLGAKGSCQVGGCAATAAGGLRLLRYGSLRGTILGIEAVLPDGTILDNMVTLRKDNTGLDLKQLFIGSEGYLGIITRLTVICPRRPRSTNVAFFGVSSYENVLKAFSESKAYLTEILSAFELMDNTSQRLVDAHSSTQRPLEDEHPFYVLLETQGSNKEHDEQKLNALIEHLIEDEVITDGVIAQDESQLRVLWERREGITECLAKAGSGVYKYDVSLPLKVLYDLVNDTKQRLTDLKLLGESSDHPVIDVVGFGHMGDGNLHLNIAVRKYDKRVEKALQPWVFEWVASHRGSISAEHGLGLLKKPYIGYSKSPEMISLMKILKNVFDPNGIMLPYKYV